CGACATCGGTGCGCTCGATTCGACGTCAGGCGTTCGACCAGGATCGGGTGGAGAGCACCAACCGGTAGCCGTCGGGGTCCTCGACCGTGACGCCCCACCGGTCCCAGTAGGCACCCTGCGAGACCCGCCGGCCACCGGCCGCTCCAGCCGGGCCACCAGCGTCTCGTCCAGCGGCCCGCCGAGGTAGAGCACCAACAGGTCCTCGGCGGTGGGTGCGGGCGACACCGCGAGGTTCGCCCCGCCGACCAGTTCCAGGTGCCAGGACGCGTCCGGCCAACCGAGCATCAGCAGGCGTTAGGAAGGGACCCTTCCTATACAAAAAGCGATAACAAGGGGCCCTTCCTTACATCACCGACCCGGGCGGGCGAAGATCGGTTCATGCGGCTGACTGTGCGACAGGCAACGACGCAGGACGCGCCGGCACTGGCCCGGCTGAACTGGCGCTGGCGGGTCGAGGAACGCGGCCAGCCCGGTCCGGACCGGGCCAGCTTCCTGGACTTCTTCAGCACCTGGATGATCGACCATCGCGCCACCCACCTGGCGTTCGTGGCAGAGGTCGACGACCGGTTGGCGGGCATGGCCTGGCTGATGCTGGCCTCGCGGGTGCCCACCCCCACCCGGATGGACCGGCGCACCGGTGACATCCAGTCGGTGTACGTCGTGCCGGAGCTGCGCGGCGGCGGGATCGGCGCGGCGCTGCTCGACGCCGTACTGGCGCAGGCGCGCGACCGTGAGCTGGAACACGTCACGGTGCACTCCGGTGAGCGGGCTGTCCCGCTCTATCTCCGCTCCGGTTTCCGCGACGGCCAACGCTGGTTCCAGTGGCGCCCCTCCATCGACTGACTCCGAGCCGGCCGGTCCCTGTGGCTGCGGTCACCTGGTCGCCCCCGCCCCCTGTGGCAGTGGTCACCTGAGGGCCTTTCGGAGTACGGGCGGTCGGCATCCGTTAACGCCATGTGGGTAGCGTTCTCGACAACATCATCCAGGCAGTCGCGCGGTCGAACCGTCTCGCGCGGTCGGAGGACTTACGGACCATGGACAAGGCCCCTCAGCTCATTCAGGAACGCAGCGCGCCGCCCGCCACGCTGGTGATCTTCGGCGCTTCGGGCGACCTCACCCGACGCAAGCTGATCCCCGCGGTGGCGAGCCTGGCCCGCCACCACCGCCTGCCGCGCGAATTCGCCCTCGTCGGCGTCGCTCGGACGGCGATGAGCGACGAGCAGTTCGCTGACTCCGCGATCAACGGCCGAGGGCTGCGCGACCACCCGCAGCTCGACGGCGGAATCAGGTACGTCTCCGGCGGCTACGACGACCCGGACACCTACAAGCGCCTCGCCGAGACGCTCGACAGCCTCGACGCCGAACGCGGCACCGCCGGCAACCGCCTGTTCTACCTCTCCACCCCCGCCGAGGCCTTCGAGCCGGTGATCAACGGCCTCGCCGGCGCCGGACTCAACCACGCCCGGCCGGGCTCGTTCGCCCGGCTGGTGATCGAGAAGCCGTACGGCCGCGACCTGGCCACGGCCCGCGAACTGGACGCGATCGTGCACTCCAGCTTCGACGAGCCGCAGGTCTTCCGGATCGATCACTACCTGGGCAAGGACACCGTCCAGAACGTGCTCGCACTCCGCTTCGCGAACTCGATCTTCCAGCCCATCTGGGACCGTAGCTGGGTCGACCATGTGCAGATCACGGTCGCCGAGACCCTCGGCGTCGGCACCCGGGGCGGCTTCTACGAGAGTGCCGGCGCGATGCGCGACATCGTGCAGAACCACGTACTCCAGGTGCTCGCGCTCGCCCTGATGGAGCCGCCGGCCTCGTTCGACGCCGAGGGGCTGCGCAACGAGAAGGTGAAGCTGCTCCAGGCGATCCGGCTCCCCACCGACCGCGACATCGCCGACCTGGCCGTACGTGGTCAGTACACCCGTGGCGGCACCCGGGACGACCTGATGCCCGGCTACCGGGACGAGCCTGGCGTCGACCCGTTGTCGCGCACGGAGACGTACGCCGCGATGCGGCTCAACGTCGACAACTGGCGCTGGGCCGGGGTGCCGTTCTATGTGCGTACGGGCAAGCGGCTGCCGGCCCGGGTCACCGAGGTCGCGCTGCAGTTCCAGCGCCCCCCGCACCTGCCGATCCCGACCGACCAGCTCACCGAGCTGGACGCTGACGCGCTGATCCTGCGCATCCAACCCGACGAGGGCATCTCGCTGCGTTTCGGCGCGAAGGTACCCGGCCACTCGTTCCGGGTCCGCACGGCCAGCATGGACTTCTCGTACGACAAGACGTTCCGCGAGGAGTCCCCGGAGGCGTACGAGCGACTGCTGCTGGACGCCCTGCTCGGCGACCCGACGCTCTTCATCCGTACCGACGAGGTCGAGCAGTGCTGGCGGATCGTCGACCCGATCATCGAGCACTGGGCCAAGGACCACTCCCCGATCCCCACGTACGAGGCCGCCTCGTGGGGACCGACCGACGCCGACCGCCTGATCGGTCGCAGCGGGCGGAAGTGGCGCAACCCTGGCGGCGACGCCTGATCGTGCAAACTGGTCGATCGGCCCGCCGGGTCGGTCAGTCGGTCAGGGCGGCG
The Micromonospora pisi DNA segment above includes these coding regions:
- a CDS encoding GNAT family N-acetyltransferase — protein: MRLTVRQATTQDAPALARLNWRWRVEERGQPGPDRASFLDFFSTWMIDHRATHLAFVAEVDDRLAGMAWLMLASRVPTPTRMDRRTGDIQSVYVVPELRGGGIGAALLDAVLAQARDRELEHVTVHSGERAVPLYLRSGFRDGQRWFQWRPSID
- the zwf gene encoding glucose-6-phosphate dehydrogenase, with product MDKAPQLIQERSAPPATLVIFGASGDLTRRKLIPAVASLARHHRLPREFALVGVARTAMSDEQFADSAINGRGLRDHPQLDGGIRYVSGGYDDPDTYKRLAETLDSLDAERGTAGNRLFYLSTPAEAFEPVINGLAGAGLNHARPGSFARLVIEKPYGRDLATARELDAIVHSSFDEPQVFRIDHYLGKDTVQNVLALRFANSIFQPIWDRSWVDHVQITVAETLGVGTRGGFYESAGAMRDIVQNHVLQVLALALMEPPASFDAEGLRNEKVKLLQAIRLPTDRDIADLAVRGQYTRGGTRDDLMPGYRDEPGVDPLSRTETYAAMRLNVDNWRWAGVPFYVRTGKRLPARVTEVALQFQRPPHLPIPTDQLTELDADALILRIQPDEGISLRFGAKVPGHSFRVRTASMDFSYDKTFREESPEAYERLLLDALLGDPTLFIRTDEVEQCWRIVDPIIEHWAKDHSPIPTYEAASWGPTDADRLIGRSGRKWRNPGGDA